A stretch of DNA from Methylosinus sp. LW4:
CGCGCCGCCGAAGCCCAGCATGATGAAGACCAGCGCGCCGGCGATCGACATGGGCACGGAGACGAGAATGATGAGCGGATCGCGGAAGCTCTCGAACTGCGCCGCGAGCGCCAGGAAGATGATGATGAGCGCGAAGCCGAAGGTCGCCGCGAAGCCGCTCGACTCCTGCACGAATTGGCGTGACGAGCCGGCATAGTCGATCGTGTAGGCGGGCGGCAGCGTCTGCGCGGCGACTTCCTTCAGCGTCTCCAGCGCCTCGCCGGCGATGACGCCGGGCGCGGCGACGCCGGAGATGGTGAAGGAGTTGATCTGCTGGAAGTGATTGAGCGACTCCGGCACGACCATGGTCTGGAACTTCGCCACCGTCGACAGCGGCACGGAAGAGCCGTCCGCGGTCTTGATGTAATAGTTCAAGATCTGATCCGGGTTGAGCCGGAACTGCTGCGCCATCTGCGGGATGACCTTGTACGAGCGCCCGTCCAATCCGAAATATTGCGTGTAGCCGCCGCTCAATCCGGTCGTGAGCGCGCCGCCGACGTCGAGCATTCGCAAGCCGAGCTGCGCGGTCTTCTCGCGATCGATGACGAGCGACATTTGCGGCTGGTCGATCTTCAGATCGGTGTCGAGGAATATGAACTTGCCCGTCGCCAGCGCCTTGGACAGCAAGTCGTGCGAGATATCGTTCATCTTCTCGAAAGTGTCGGTGCTCTGCACGACGAACTGAATCGGCAGACCATTGGAGCCCGGCAGCGGCTGCGGCTGGAAGGTCACGAGACGCTGACCAGGCACGGAGCGCGCGAGCTCCTGCTGCAGCGTCTGCTGCATCTGCTCGGCCGTGATCTTGCGCTTGTCCGGCGGCGTGAGAACGAGACCGCCGAAGATGAGGCCGGGCGTGACGATCTGGAAGGAGCTGGTCATCTCGGGATGCTTGGCGAAGGTCTGGTAGACCTGATCTCCATAGAAGAGCTTCTGCTGCAATGTGGCGTTGGGCGCCGAGGTGGATTGCGCGAAGACGACGCCTTGATCCTCATTGGGCGCGAGCTCGTTCTTCGAATTGGAATAGAGCCAAAAGATACTCGCGAGCACGAGGCCGCCGAAGACGAGCGTCACCGGCACGAAATGCAGCGAGCGCTCCAGCAGGCGCCGATAGCGCTCCTTCACCCAATCCATCTTGTCGTCGATGACTTCGACGATGCGCGTCTCCAGCGTCTCATGGCCCGGCTGCGGCGGCTTCAGCACCAGCGCGCAGCTCACCGGCGAGAGCGTGAGCGCGATGACCGCCGAGACCGTCACCGAGCCGGCGAGCGTGAAGGCGAATTCGACGAAGAGCGCGCCGGTGAGGCCGCCCTGAAAGCCGATCGGCACATAGACGGCGATCAGCACGATGGTCATGGCGATGATCGGACCGGCGAGCTCGCGCGCCGCCTGCAAGGCCGCCTCGAAAGGCTTCATGCCGTCGGCGAGATGGCGGTTGACGTTTTCGACCACGATGATGGCGTCGTCGACGACGAGTCCGATGGCCAGAACCAGCGCCAGCAGGGTGAGCAGATTGATAGAGAAGCCGAGCGCCAGCAGGATGGTGAATGTGCCGATGAGCGACAGCGGGATGGCGATGATCGGTATGACCACCGAGCGCCACGAGCCGAGGAACATGAACACGACGCCGGTGACGATGAGGATCGCCTCGATCAGCGTGTGAATCACCTCGTCGATGGAGCTGTTCACGAAATCGGTCGTGTCATAGACGATATCGCTGTTGAGGCCCTGCGGCAGCGATTTCAGAATGTCGGGATAGGCTTCTTTGACGCCTTTGACGACATCGAGGAGATTGGCGTTGGGCGCGACGAGAATGCCGATATAGACCGCCTGCTTGCCATTGAAGGCCACGGCGGATTCGTAATCCTCCGAGCCAAGCGTGACATTGGCGACGTCGCGCAGCTTCACATTGGCGCCGTTCACCTGCTTGACGACGAGATTGCGGAACTCCTCCAGCGAATGCATCGAGGTGGCCGCGGTGAGCGTCACCTGCACCATCTCGCCCTTGGTGGAGCCGAGGCCGGCGATATAGTCATTGCCCTGCAGCGCGGTGGCGAGCTCGCTGGCGGTGAGGCCATAGGCGGCGAGCTTGACCGGATCAAGCCACGCGCGGAGCGCGAAGGTCTTGCCGCCGATGAGCTCGGCCGTCTGCACGCCCGGCACCGATTGCAGGCGCGGCTGCACGACGCGGATCAGATAATCGGTGACCTGGCTCGATGTCAGAATATCGCTATTGAAGCCGATATACATGGCGTCGGTGGTCTGGCCGATCTTCACCGTGATGACGGGACGCTGCACGGCCGAAGGCAGCTGATTGAGCACCGAATCGATCTTGGTGCTGATCTCGGTCAGCGCCTTGCCGGAATCATAGTTGAGCCGCAGATTGGCGGTGATGGTGCTGGTGCCGACCTGGCTCGTCGAGGTGAGATAGTCGATGCCGTTCGCTTGCGCGATGGCGTTCTCAAGCGGCGTTGTGACGAAGCCGGCGACAGTCGCCGGATCGGCGCCGAAATAGGAGGTCGTCACCGTGACGACCGCGTTTTGCGTGCGCGGATATTGCAGCGTCGGCAAGGTGAAGAGCGAGCGCAGGCCCAGCACCAGGATCAGCAGGCTCACCACCGAGGCGAGCACGGGGCGACGCACGAAAATGTCGGTGAAACGCATGTTCGTCGTCTCCGTTCACTGATCCACGGGCTTGGGATTGGGATCGACCGGCGGCTGCTGCGTGTCGGAAATATTCAGCGGCGAGCCGTTTCTCAGCTTCACTTGGCCAGCGGTGACGACGGTCGCGCCCTCCGCCACGCCTTCCAGCACGGCGACCTCGTCGCCGCGCGTCGAGCCGAGGCGCACGAAGGTCTGATGCGCGGAGAGGCCGGCGCCCTTGCCGTCCGCCGCCTTCTGCACGAGAAACACCGAATTGCCGAAGGGCGCATAGACGATCGCCGTCTGCGGCAGGGTGACGAGGCGCTCGGGCTTGCCGGTCACAATGTCGATCTGCGCGAACATGCCGGGCTTCAGCTCGAGATCGGCATTGGCGAGGCTGGCGCGCACCTGCACATTGCGGCTCGCCTGATCCACCTTGGAGTTGATCGCGACGATCTTGCCGGTGAACTTCTTATTTGGAAACGCATCGACGCCGGCGTCGATCGATTGGCCGACCTCTATGCCGTTCAGCGCCTGCTGCGGCAGGGTGAAGTCGAGATAGATGGGATCGAGCGCCTGCAGCGTCACGATATTTGTGCCCGCTCCGATATATTGGCCGAGATCGACCGCGCGAATGCCGAGCCGTCCGGCGAAGGGCGCGCGCAAAGTCTTTTGCGCGATCACCGCCTCCTGCTGCGCGACATCGGCCTCCGCGCTCTTGAGATTGGCTTGATCCGTGTCGACCGTCGCCTGGCTCGCGGCGTGAATCTTCAGCTGCGCCTGATCGCGGCGCAGATTTATGCCGGCGAGCTCGGCGGCCGCCTTTTGCGAGGCGAGCTTGGCGAGATCGGTGTCCTTGCGCAATTCCAGCAGCAGCTGGCCCGCCTCCACCTGCTGGCCGGATTGGAAGTGAATCTTCTCGACGATGCCGGAGGCCTCCAGCGAGAGATCGGCGCCGTTCACCGCGCGAAACGTGCCGACCGCGGTGAGCTTGGGCCGCCATTCCTGATAGCCCGCCGTCGTGACCGAGACGGTCTGCGGCGGATTGGCCATGGAGGCGAGAAAGCCCTTGATCATCACGCCGCGAAACACGTTGAAGCCATAGAGTCCGCCAAAGACGAGCGCGACGATCGCGAGCATGATCGTCATCGGCTTCGCCATTGGTCCGAAACGATCCTGCAGCAAGGTTCTAGCGACCATTTCGAGCATCCTCCGCCTGGGCTCTGATCGCCGCGGCGATCGGCGATGTAGCGATAATATCCGTGGGCTTGGCCTGAGAGGCCTCGGTCTCGTCCACGCGGTTCCACCAGCCGCCGCCGAGCGATTGCAGCAGCGCCGCCGTGTCGGCGAAGCGCGCCGCCTGCGCCTTCACGCGGTTGAGCCGCGCGGTGAGCAGAGTCTGCTCGGCGTTGAGCACGATCGAATAGGTCGTCGAGCCGGCGCGATATTGCGCGCGCGCGATCTCGAGGCTCTCCGCCGCGGCTTTTTCCGCCGCCACTTGCGCGCGCAGCGTGCCGGCGTCGTGCTTCACCGCCTGCAGCGAATCCGCGACATTCTGGAAAGCGGAAATGACGGTGGAGCGATATTGCGCCTCCGCCTGCTCGAAGGCCGCGACCTTGGCCTCGCGCGTGTGGAACAGCGAGCCGGCGTCGAAAGCCTTCGCCGAAGCCTGAGCGGCGAGCGTGTAGACCATTGTCTGCGGCGAGAACAAAGAGGTGAAGTTCGTCGCCTGCGCGCCGCCGGTCGCAGAGAGCGTGAATTGCGGCAGCATGTTCGCTGTCGCGACGCCGATCTCCGCGCTGGCCTGATGCAGCTGGTTCTCGGAGGCGAGAATATCCGGCCGCTGCCGCACGAGCATCGAGGACAGGCTGACCGGCAATTCGCCGGGCAGGCGCAGGCCGGAGAGATCGACCGCCTCGCCTTTGTCGGCGTTGGGGAAACGGCCGAGATAGGCCATCAGCAGATTGCGGTTCTGCGCGCGCGCTTTTTCCAGCGGCGGCAGCGTGGCCTCCGCCTGCGCGAGCTGCGCGCGCTCGGACAGCACATCAGCCTGGCTGACGGCGCCGAGTTCGAATCGCTTCTCGAGCAGATCGAGCTGCGTGCGATAGGCCGCGATGAGGTCGCGCGTCACCTTGATCTGCGAGGCATAGGAGGCGTCGGCGATCGCCGCAGTGACGACATTGGCGGTGAGCGCGAGATAGGTCGCCTCGAGCTGGAAGCGCTTCTGCTCGGCCGCGGCCGTGTCGCTCTCCAGCGTGCGCCAGGATTTGCCGAACACATCCGGCGAGAAGGACACCGAAACATTGGCGTTGTGCAGGCCGTAGACGAAAGTCGAGGCCGAGCTGGAAGAGGACGATGACGACGAAGAGGAGGACGAGCTCGACGAGGTGAGGCCGGCGTATTGCGCCGTCGTCGACTGCTGCCGTGTGTAGGTGTCCCCGAGCGTCGCCTGCGGCAGGAAGGTCGCGGAATTGGCCTCTATCGTCTCACGCGCCTGCCGCAGCGCGGCCTCGGCCGCCATTATGTCCGGGTGATTCGCCACGGCCTCGGCGACCAGGGCGGATATCTGCTTGGAACGGAACAGCTTCCACCATTCGCCGGGCACATCGCGGCCATGGGCGAAGCGCTGCGAGGCGCCGCCGGCTGTCGCCGCCGATTCGGTGGAAGCGCCGATTTTGCCATAGCCGGCGCTCGCCGGCGCAGGGGGCGGAACAAAATCTGGCCCGACCGCGCATGCGGAGAGCGACAGCGCCGCGAATGCGGCCGCCCCCCGGGCTGCGGTCCGTGCGATTTCCCG
This window harbors:
- a CDS encoding efflux RND transporter permease subunit; protein product: MRFTDIFVRRPVLASVVSLLILVLGLRSLFTLPTLQYPRTQNAVVTVTTSYFGADPATVAGFVTTPLENAIAQANGIDYLTSTSQVGTSTITANLRLNYDSGKALTEISTKIDSVLNQLPSAVQRPVITVKIGQTTDAMYIGFNSDILTSSQVTDYLIRVVQPRLQSVPGVQTAELIGGKTFALRAWLDPVKLAAYGLTASELATALQGNDYIAGLGSTKGEMVQVTLTAATSMHSLEEFRNLVVKQVNGANVKLRDVANVTLGSEDYESAVAFNGKQAVYIGILVAPNANLLDVVKGVKEAYPDILKSLPQGLNSDIVYDTTDFVNSSIDEVIHTLIEAILIVTGVVFMFLGSWRSVVIPIIAIPLSLIGTFTILLALGFSINLLTLLALVLAIGLVVDDAIIVVENVNRHLADGMKPFEAALQAARELAGPIIAMTIVLIAVYVPIGFQGGLTGALFVEFAFTLAGSVTVSAVIALTLSPVSCALVLKPPQPGHETLETRIVEVIDDKMDWVKERYRRLLERSLHFVPVTLVFGGLVLASIFWLYSNSKNELAPNEDQGVVFAQSTSAPNATLQQKLFYGDQVYQTFAKHPEMTSSFQIVTPGLIFGGLVLTPPDKRKITAEQMQQTLQQELARSVPGQRLVTFQPQPLPGSNGLPIQFVVQSTDTFEKMNDISHDLLSKALATGKFIFLDTDLKIDQPQMSLVIDREKTAQLGLRMLDVGGALTTGLSGGYTQYFGLDGRSYKVIPQMAQQFRLNPDQILNYYIKTADGSSVPLSTVAKFQTMVVPESLNHFQQINSFTISGVAAPGVIAGEALETLKEVAAQTLPPAYTIDYAGSSRQFVQESSGFAATFGFALIIIFLALAAQFESFRDPLIILVSVPMSIAGALVFIMLGFGGASINIYTQVGLVTLMGLISKHGILIVEFANEQQHLGKSKYEAIIEATSIRLRPILMTTAAMVLGVLPLIMASGAGAASRYNMGLVIASGLSIGTLFTLFVLPAVYLVLAADHSKTREVGAVDVEDAHHGHAENKIRVVAS
- a CDS encoding efflux RND transporter periplasmic adaptor subunit — encoded protein: MAKPMTIMLAIVALVFGGLYGFNVFRGVMIKGFLASMANPPQTVSVTTAGYQEWRPKLTAVGTFRAVNGADLSLEASGIVEKIHFQSGQQVEAGQLLLELRKDTDLAKLASQKAAAELAGINLRRDQAQLKIHAASQATVDTDQANLKSAEADVAQQEAVIAQKTLRAPFAGRLGIRAVDLGQYIGAGTNIVTLQALDPIYLDFTLPQQALNGIEVGQSIDAGVDAFPNKKFTGKIVAINSKVDQASRNVQVRASLANADLELKPGMFAQIDIVTGKPERLVTLPQTAIVYAPFGNSVFLVQKAADGKGAGLSAHQTFVRLGSTRGDEVAVLEGVAEGATVVTAGQVKLRNGSPLNISDTQQPPVDPNPKPVDQ
- a CDS encoding efflux transporter outer membrane subunit translates to MPKFSRRRVRQAKTAPCREIARTAARGAAAFAALSLSACAVGPDFVPPPAPASAGYGKIGASTESAATAGGASQRFAHGRDVPGEWWKLFRSKQISALVAEAVANHPDIMAAEAALRQARETIEANSATFLPQATLGDTYTRQQSTTAQYAGLTSSSSSSSSSSSSSSSSASTFVYGLHNANVSVSFSPDVFGKSWRTLESDTAAAEQKRFQLEATYLALTANVVTAAIADASYASQIKVTRDLIAAYRTQLDLLEKRFELGAVSQADVLSERAQLAQAEATLPPLEKARAQNRNLLMAYLGRFPNADKGEAVDLSGLRLPGELPVSLSSMLVRQRPDILASENQLHQASAEIGVATANMLPQFTLSATGGAQATNFTSLFSPQTMVYTLAAQASAKAFDAGSLFHTREAKVAAFEQAEAQYRSTVISAFQNVADSLQAVKHDAGTLRAQVAAEKAAAESLEIARAQYRAGSTTYSIVLNAEQTLLTARLNRVKAQAARFADTAALLQSLGGGWWNRVDETEASQAKPTDIIATSPIAAAIRAQAEDARNGR